From the genome of Oceanococcus atlanticus:
CGAGGAATTCGCCGTGCTGCTCAGCCCCTGCCAGGCACACAATGCGCTGGCGCTGGCCGAGCGCATTCGCGGCAAAGTCGAGAGTTCGCATTTTCCGCAGGTCGAGCACATCACCTTAAGCGTTGGCCTGGCGCCGATCGATCGCTTTGATCACGTGGCCAATATTGTCGGGCGCGCCGATCAGGCGCTGTATCAGGCCAAACGCGGCGGGCGTAACCAGGTTCGTGAATATGTGGCCCGCCCAACTGGCCCGATCGGCCCCGGCTTGCAGGCCCCAGGCGCGCTGGAGCTGTTTTCCTGAGGTTTGCTGACCTGCAGGGCTGTGCGATGATCGGCGGCTGATTTTGTCGATTTTCCGCCCATGTCACTTGGCATCAAAATACTTCCGGTTACTCCGTTTCAGCAGAATTGCAGCCTGATCTGGGACAAGAACAGCATGCGCGGCGCGCTGGTTGATGCCGGCGGCGAACCCGAGCAGCTGCTCGCTGCCGTCGAAGCCGAAGGTGTCACGCTGGAAAAGCTGCTGGTGACCCACGGCCATCTTGATCATGTCGGGGTGGTCGCCGAGCTGGCCGAACGCCTAAACCTGCCCATTGAAGGCCCGCACAAGGACGACAAATTCTGGATCGACATGCTGCCGATGCAGGCCCAGCAGATGGGCTTCCCGGCCAGCCGCGCATTTACCCCTGACCGCTGGCTCGAAGATGGCGACACAGTGAGCGTCGGCGAGATCCACTTCGATGTCATCCATTGCCCCGGCCACACACCCGGGCATGTGGTGTTTCACCAGCCCGACTTGCAGCTGGCCCTGGTTGGCGATGTGATTTTCCAGGGCTCGATCGGGCGCACCGACTTCCCCCGCGGCAATCACGCCGATCTGGTCCGTTCGATACGCGAGAAACTGTTTCCGCTGGGTGACGAGGTGCAGTTCGTACCCGGCCACGGGCCGCTGTCACGCTTCGGCATCGAACGTGTCAGCAACCCGTTTGTGAGTGACAACGCCTACGGCTGAAACCCGCTCGCCTGCGGATACACCGTCGAGGCCTCGTTGAGCCGATTCAACTCATCGCATTGCGGGGTGGAATTCTCCTGGGCCTCAAGCACCTCGCAGCTGGTCTCGGCGATGCTTTTGAGACAGGCCAGCGAGGCGCGATAGCTCGGGTGCGTGGCATTAAACCCGGGAATCGTGTCGCTGCTGGGCAGATAGGCGCACATCGATTCCAGCCCCTGGGTGAACATGTCACGGTACTCTGGCGGCACATCCTGCATGTTACGCAGCGCGCAGCTTTTCATGCGTTCGCAGGCTGCTGCAGACACCGTGTCGTACGCATCCTGGGCTATAACAGTCGCACTCCAGGGCAACAGCGCCAGGGCTACAACACAGCGCCAGCGCCTCACTGACAGCCCTCGATCACGGCTTTGGCCAACTGCACGCTGTCCGCAATCACCTGAGGCTCCTCGTTGCTGCGCGTCATGCGCACCTGAAAAGCCATTCGGCCGGCGCGCACCGCCAGCTGCTTGAAGCGTCCCACCCCGCCCCAGGCGGCGGCATCGCCCACACCGTCGATCGCCTTATACTCGATGGCATTGACAAACTTGCTGGCCAGATCCGTGGCCATGTCCTTGTGCTGATCACCGACCTCGTTACGGGCCGCTTCAGCCGCAGTCTCGGCCAGACGGGCTTTTTCCTCGTCGCTACGCGTTCGATGCTGGGCCGCGAACATGTTGCTCGCGCGCTCCAGATCATCCGACAGCTCGCGGATGCCATTGAGTTCAACGGTGTCATCCACCGGCCCGGAGAATGTCATCGCGCCAGCCTTGATCTCCTGTTCACGGCCAGCACTCCAGGACGCGGTGCACGATACCTGCCCGCCATATTCCTGCGGGGTGAACGTCAGATCGTCCGGGTACAGGCCCTCAGCGCCAGCGTGCTGCAGCAATGTGCAAGGCTCAGGCATGGCCTTGCGCAGGCAAGCCTCCACCTTGCTCGATGCTTTGCTGGACGCTTGGGCCGCACCCCCGGATGACGCACTGTCATCACTTCCGAAACAACCACCAAGTCCACATGCCGCGAGCACAAGCGCGGCGCTGCTGATGCGCAATACAGTCATATCAATTCCCGAAAATCTTGTTGAAAACCTTGTCCATGGTTTTGTCCACGGCGCGATCCGAGGCCTGATCGGCCTCATTGTCCGCGCGCTGCCCGACGCGCTCTTTCTGGCGTTCGAGCTTGCGCCCGAACAGACCGGAAAGCCTTGAGGGTTTGCTGTCCTGGGACGCCGCAGGGGCATCACTGCGCATGCCTGCCAGCGTTGCGCTGACATCCTCATCAGCCGCCAGCGCGGGATTGGCCGCCACCACCGCTGACGCCATCGCCAGACCCAGCAAACTGTGCCGCAATCGGATTGAATCCATGCCCGCTCTCCCAGCCTCCGCAGATGCTTGTAAACCAGGCGAAAATAGTGCGGCGTGCGCTGCCTGTTGCCCATACCCCAGCTGGGGTATCGTGCGCCGTACACGTGACCCGCATCACATATTGACCAGGCCATGCCACGCGCCCCCGAGAACCCCAGCGATCTGCACCAGCTGATCGAGCTGTGTTATCGCAGCAGTCTGAGCAGCGACGGTTTCCCCGCGCTGATCGACGCGCTGCAGCAGGTTCTCGCCCATCCCGCCACACCGGCGCCGTGGAGCGATCTCATCGCCCAGCACCTGCGCGCCTGCAGCGACATCGCGCAGACGTTGCCGCAAGCCGCCCCTGCGCCGAAGCACGCACGTGAGTTAAGCGCCTACTGGACCCCCGCGCTGGAGCGCAGCCTACGCCTCAGCTTCGGCCTCAGTGCCAGCGAGCTGGCCATTCTTCAAGGGCTGGTTGACCGCCAGTCCAGCCAGGACATCGCGCGCGCACGACGTCGCTCGGTCCACACGGTACGCACCCAGATCAAGCAACTGCTGCACAAAACCCAGTGTCACAGCCAGACCGAACTGGTCCAGCTGGCAACCAGCGTGATGCTGCTGCCCGCAGCGCAGGCCGACAGCTGCACTAACGCGCCAGCAGCACCAACCGATGCAGTGCTGGGACATGTCGAATATGGCAGCGCCAGCGGCGAGCCGTGGGTGTTCCTGCACTCCGCGATTCTCGGCCCGCAGCTGCCGCCGGCCTTTGATCGCGCCCTGGCCAAGGCCGGCCTGCGCCTGCTTACGCCCGCGCGCCCCGGCTATCCGGGCAGCACCACCGCCCCGACACTGAACCAGCCGGATGAGCTCGCGCCGCTGCTGTGCCGCTGGCTCGACCAGCTTGGCCTGGATCAGGTCAAGCTGCTCGGATCGGTGGTCGGCGCCATGCATGCCCATGCCCTGGCTTATCGATGCCCACAACGTATTCAGAGACTGGTGCTGTGCGCCGGGACCCTGCCCCTGCCTCAGGCCGACAGCCTCAACGCGCTGCCCGCATCACGCCGCTTCTGGGCGGAACTGGCGCGCGACCGGCTCAATGTACTGACGCCGCTAAGCGCGCTGGGCGAACGCTTTTTTGCCGATGAACAGCGCGCCGGCACCTGGTTGAACCTGGCCTATCGCAAGCACCCGCGT
Proteins encoded in this window:
- a CDS encoding MBL fold metallo-hydrolase, with the translated sequence MSLGIKILPVTPFQQNCSLIWDKNSMRGALVDAGGEPEQLLAAVEAEGVTLEKLLVTHGHLDHVGVVAELAERLNLPIEGPHKDDKFWIDMLPMQAQQMGFPASRAFTPDRWLEDGDTVSVGEIHFDVIHCPGHTPGHVVFHQPDLQLALVGDVIFQGSIGRTDFPRGNHADLVRSIREKLFPLGDEVQFVPGHGPLSRFGIERVSNPFVSDNAYG
- a CDS encoding alpha/beta fold hydrolase codes for the protein MPRAPENPSDLHQLIELCYRSSLSSDGFPALIDALQQVLAHPATPAPWSDLIAQHLRACSDIAQTLPQAAPAPKHARELSAYWTPALERSLRLSFGLSASELAILQGLVDRQSSQDIARARRRSVHTVRTQIKQLLHKTQCHSQTELVQLATSVMLLPAAQADSCTNAPAAPTDAVLGHVEYGSASGEPWVFLHSAILGPQLPPAFDRALAKAGLRLLTPARPGYPGSTTAPTLNQPDELAPLLCRWLDQLGLDQVKLLGSVVGAMHAHALAYRCPQRIQRLVLCAGTLPLPQADSLNALPASRRFWAELARDRLNVLTPLSALGERFFADEQRAGTWLNLAYRKHPRDLASVQSSALRPTLLQAARCAINAGGPNFVREAHWQMSDWHHYLDHGVATTVLHGDEDDIVPYSAVQQCYAEHHHCQLVRVAEAGQLLLYQHPQTVIQHMRGDSPG